The region ACTGGTCGCTACCGGAAGGGGTTCAAACACAGACGTACTTCATCCAGAAAGAGGGGAAATAAAAACGGACCAGAGAGGATGGATTATCGTTAATGAGTATCTGGAGACCTCGCAACCAAATGTTTGGGCCTTCGGAGACGCGAACGGCAAATACCAATTCAAACATGTGGCAAACTACGAAGCTTTAGTCGTATACTACAATGCCATACTGAAAAAAAGGGTAAAGGTCGATTACCACGCTATACCGCACGCTGTATTCGCGTATCCTGAAATAGCAAGTGTCGGGCTTAAAGAGAAAGAAGCAGTAGAGAAATACAGGAAAGACAAGGTACTAATCGGGATCCAGAGATATCAAGACACTGCTAAGGGAGAAGCCATGGGTGTAGAAGACTACTTTGTCAAGGTCATCGTTGAGAAGCGAACAATGAAGATCTTGGGAGCACATATCATTGGGCCTTATGCCTCTGTTCTAATACAGGAGGTAATAAACCTGATGTACACTCCTGAACAAAGCGCAGAGCCAATAATTAGAGGAATGCATATCCATCCTGCTCTAAACGAGGTGGTAGAAAGGGCATTTCATTCCCTTATGGCAACAGAACAGTACCATCACGTCATTGAGCACCACTATGAACTTCCTATTAAGTAAGTGAGGATATCGTTTAACGCCTGCACTAAGTTAGTTGCGAAAAAGTTATTGACTGCCTAGAATCTTTTCTTCAGACGGCGGAGCAGATATAAGTCCTTTTTTCATCAACAAAGCAGTAGAGTCCATAGCGTTTCTAATAATAGAAACAGCCCTATCCCACAGTTCTTGCCTACTCAACTTCACGCGGGCAACACCCTCCTCAATCGACTTTAATGCGCAAGCAACGGCCTCGCGAGGATAGACCTCCCATTCTTCCATTCTAGGAACAATGTCTCCTTCATGAATTCCCCTCTCTTCAGCGAACTTGGCCAGTTCCTTGCCTGCAGCGATGCACATGTCGTCGGTGATGGTCTTTGCCTTTACGTCTAAGACTCCTCTGAAGATTCCTGGGAAGCCAAGAGAGTTGTTTATCTGGTTTTCGAAGTCTGAACGTCCTGTTGCCACGATTTTGGCTCCTGCTTCCTTTGCTTCCCATGGCCATATTTCAGGGATTGGGTTTGCGCACGCGAATACTATGGAATCTGTTGCCATTTTGGTTATCCATTCTTTTTTGATTGTGCCGGGTCCTGGTTTGGATGCTGCTATGCAAATGTCGGCGTTTTTCAGCGCGTCAAGTGTGCTTCCTGTTCTTCCTTCTGCGTTTGTGTTTAGGCAGAAATCCCATTTCCACGGGTTATCTTGTTTTTCAGCTTCTACGTCTTTTCTGTTAGAGTGGAGGATTCCTTTGCTGTCGACCATTATGATGTTTCCTGGTTTGACTCCTGCTCTCATGAGGACGATGGCTGTTCGTGTGTTTGCCGATCCTACTCCGATCATGGTTATTTTTGCTTGGTTCATTTTTTTGCCTACGATTTTGAGTGCGTTTATTATTCCTGCTAGTATTACTGTAGCGGTTCCTTGCTGGTCATCGTGCCAGACGGGTATGTTCAGTTTTTTCCTTGTTTCTTCTAGTATGCGGAAGCATTTTGGTTTGCTTATGTCTTCGAGGTTTATTCCCCCAAACGTAGGTTCTAACCATTTGCATGCTGTTATGATTTCCTCTGGGTTTTTGGTGCCTAGGCAGATTGGGAATGCGTCGACTCCGCCGAGATATTTGAATAGAAGCGCTTTTCCTTCCATGACTGGTAGCCCTGCTTGCGGTCCGATGTCTCCGAGTCCGAGTACGCGTGTCCCATCGCTTACTACTGCCACGAAGTTCCATTTGTTTGTCTGTGTGAAGACTTGTTCTGGGTCGTCTTTGATTTTTCGGCATGAGGCTGCTACGCCTGGTGTGTACCAAATTGCGAAGTCCGCTGGTGTTCGGATTGGGCATTTTGGCATGATCTGTATTTTTCCTTGATAGTACGGGTGGTATGCTAGTGCGAGTTTTGCTGGTTTTTTTGCTTTCGCTAATAATTCTTCTACTGTGAGTTTTTTAGATGGGGTCATATTGTGTTACCTCGATTGCTTGTGGAGATGTGTTTGGTGTTTGTTTGTGGATTTAAGCGTTTTTGTTTCTGTGTGCCTGTCTTTGTTATGTTGTTTGCGTATGTCTCTCTCTTTAGACCCCCCCTATAATTTTTTTGTTCTTCACAAAGCTTGAAATGAGCTTCTTTTTGTGAACAGCGTTTAAATATTGCTCAAGTCACGATAGGATTAGATGGGAAAAGATACAAAAAGATATAGAAAGATAGGAAAAGATACGAAAAGATGCAAAAAGATGGGAAAAGATGGCGGCTATATTGGAGGACG is a window of Candidatus Bathyarchaeota archaeon DNA encoding:
- a CDS encoding NADP-dependent malic enzyme, giving the protein MTPSKKLTVEELLAKAKKPAKLALAYHPYYQGKIQIMPKCPIRTPADFAIWYTPGVAASCRKIKDDPEQVFTQTNKWNFVAVVSDGTRVLGLGDIGPQAGLPVMEGKALLFKYLGGVDAFPICLGTKNPEEIITACKWLEPTFGGINLEDISKPKCFRILEETRKKLNIPVWHDDQQGTATVILAGIINALKIVGKKMNQAKITMIGVGSANTRTAIVLMRAGVKPGNIIMVDSKGILHSNRKDVEAEKQDNPWKWDFCLNTNAEGRTGSTLDALKNADICIAASKPGPGTIKKEWITKMATDSIVFACANPIPEIWPWEAKEAGAKIVATGRSDFENQINNSLGFPGIFRGVLDVKAKTITDDMCIAAGKELAKFAEERGIHEGDIVPRMEEWEVYPREAVACALKSIEEGVARVKLSRQELWDRAVSIIRNAMDSTALLMKKGLISAPPSEEKILGSQ